A segment of the Methanomassiliicoccaceae archaeon DOK genome:
TGCTCAGGAAGGACTTCGTGATCGACGAGTACCAGGTCTACCGCGCCAGGGAGATCGGGGCATCCGCCGTCCTGCTGATAGCCTCGATCCTTAACGACACACAGCTGGCCGACTACCGCGAACTGGCCGAGTCGCTGGGGATGTCTGCCCTGGTTGAGACGCACAACGGGGACGAGGTGGAGAGGGCCGTCTCCAGCGGCGCCGGGATCATAGGGGTCAACAACCGCGACCTGGCCACGTTCAACGTCGACCTGGGCAACAGCCTGCGCCTCAGGAAGAGGATCCCCGAGGGGATCGTCTGTGTCTCAGAGAGCGGGATATCCGGCGCCGAGGACGTACGTCTGCTCCGCGACGCTGGATTCGACGCTGTGCTTGTCGGAGAGGCGTTCATGCGCAGCCCGGACAGGAGGGCGCTCATGGAGGCCATGAGGTCATGACGCTGGTCAAGATCTGCGGACTGACCCGCCCCCGGGACATCGAGGCCGTCAACGCCCTGATGCCCGACATGGCAGGATTCGTGTTCTACAGACCGAGCCGCAGGTGCGTGACGAGAGAGACCGCCCGGGAGCTGGGCTCCATGCTCGCCCCATGCATAGTCAAGGTGGGTGTATTCGTGGACGAGGACCCGCTGGTGATAGCCGATCTCGTCGGATCCGGTGTCATCGACGCGGTTCAGCTCCATGGAGTGGAGGACAGCGCGTACATCCACGGGCTCAGACGTCTCGTCGACGCACCGGTGATCAAGACGTTCCTCGTCAGGGACGTCGAGGACGTCGAGGCCGCAAACCGCTCGGACGCGGACTGCATCCTCCTCGATGCGGGCATGGGCTCCGGCAGGACCTTCGACTGGTCGCTCCTGGGTGGCATGGAGCGGGACTACATCCTCTCCGGAGGACTGAACCCGGGGAACATCCGCGACGCGGTGGAAATGCTTCATCCCTATGGCGTCGATGTCAGCTCCGGGGTGGAGACCGACGGTAGGAAGGACCCCTCGAAGATGTCGACCTTCCTCGAGACCGTTCACAGATGCACATCATCATGGGCCCGAGGCCCTCCACCTGGAGTCCTTGGAAGCATCCGGCACCGGAGAATATCGGAACTGTTGGGAGTATGTTCATCCTTCTGTCGCTGGTGTCCAGGGGCAATCCATGATTAACCTCCGTTCCCATTATCGGAAAGATGGACGAATCCGACCCCGCGAATGAGTACAACCGCAGCTTGGTCGACTGCCTGTCCGACCCGTACAGATGCCAGCTGTTCGTGGAGATCCTTCGTGGAACATGCTCCAAGGCCAGCGAACTCCACATGAAATGCCCCAACATCCCCCGTGCGACGATGTACCGCCATCTCAAACGCCTCACTGAGGACGGACTGATAGAGGTGGTAGACGAGGTCAAGAAGCGCGGTACGGTGGAACGCACCTATGCTCCCGTCAGAAGGGTCTTCGAGGACATGGAATCAGCCCTCCGGGAAAACCCTTCGGAGATGTACTACTCCATGTTCCTGCAGTTCGTACTGAGCTTTGTGCAACAGTTCCGCGAGTACTGCGACGATCCCGATGCGGACCTAGCCCGCGAATGCGGATTCTCCATGGGCCCCGTGCTCGCCACCGACGAGGAAATCAACGGTGCCCTGAGGGAGGTCGCGGACATCATCAGAAGACTCGGTGAGAACCAGCCTGCTGAGGGTCGCAAGTACCACACTGTCGGCCTCATCCTATCCCCTCCGCATTCCTGAAATCATTCTTAGACAATTAGTATCAAAGTTGGATTAACACTTAATAAATACAGAAGCGAGATACCATGGTAACCGATGACCATGGATGGAAATCGGCATACTGGCAGCATCCTCTGCATAGAGGGTTTGTCCAAGACGTACAGGGGCGGCAAGAAGGCCGTGTCCGACCTCTCTCTGGAGGTGCGTCCTGGAGAGATACACGCGTTCATCGGACGCAACGGAGCCGGAAAGACCACGACTCTCAGAGCCGTTGTCGGACTGATGGACTTCGACGAGGGGACCATCACAATCGACGGACACTCCATCAGGGATGAGCCCGTCCTGTGCAAGAAGTCGTTCGCTTACGTTCCGGACAATCCCGACCTCTATGACTACATCTCCGGGATGCAGTACCTGGACTTCGTCTGCGACGTTTACGGTGTGTCAGAGAAGGACCGTCGCGAGAGGATTGACGGACTGTCTGCCGCGTTCGGGCTCCAGAACGAGCTGGGCAACATGATCGGCTCCTACAGCCACGGCATGAAGCAGAAATTGGCGATAATCGGCGCCCTTTCACACGATCCCAAACTTCTGATCCTGGATGAACCGTTCGTCGGCCTCGACCCCGAATCAACCCACGTCCTGAAGACCATGATGCGCAGGATGTGCGATTCCGGATGCGCGGTGTTCTTCTCCACCCACGTCCTTGATGTGGCCGAGAGACTTTGCGACACAGTTTCCGTGATAAAATCGGGAAGACTGGTCGCATCCGGGAGCATGATTGATGTCCGCGGGGAGGGAACCCTCGAAGACGCTTTCCTGGAGTTGATGGCCGATGGCCAGCGATGTGGCTTCTCTTTTGAAGATACAGCTCTCCGAGGAGCTGCGTCTGGGAACGATCTCTCACAGAGGGGCTGGAAGCCGCGATGCCCTGACCTATCTGGCGTCGGTCGTTGTGGTGGCCCTCGTCTTCGGCTTCATGATGTACATGTTCATGAACTCCCTTGCTTCGGCGGGATACGTCGAACAAGTCCCGCTCGTGACCGCTTTCGTGTCCATGTCGGCGGCTCTTGGGATCTCATTCTTCAGGGGATCCCATGCATTCGTGTTCGGTGACTACGACCTGGTGATGTCTATGCCCATCAAATCATCCGATGTCACCCTGTCACGCTTCCTCTCCGTGTACATAGTGAGCGCTGCCGTATGCCTGTACCTCTCATCGATAGGGATGGCGTCCACCCTGGGCCACCTCTCATCCGCATCTATGGTCATGTTCCTTGCATCGATGCTGATCGGGGCCCTGATTCCTGCCTCCATCGGTTCAGCCGCAGGGACTTTGGTAACGAGGATCGGTTCAGGATCATCGAACAGGGGCGCATTCTCCATCGTCCTGCTGATTGCAATCGTGGCGTTCATCGTGGTGTTGACGGGTTCCATGACCGGAGCCTCAGGAAACACAGATGTTCTTCAATCCCTGATCGGCATCATTTCCACATACTGCCCTCCGGCCGCATGGGTCGCGGGATGGGCCGGACCGGACGCGGAGAGTGTTGCGAAGCTTCTGATCGCATCGACCGTCTCATCCGCCGCCGTCGTTCTCGCCGCCTCCAGATACATCAGGAAGCTGAACTCGGAATCCGTATCGAGAAGTCACAGGGCATCCAGATCGGACCCGCATGTCAGGAGCCGCCTGTATGCGATGTACCGCAGGGACCTCTGGCGTTACGTGTCCAGCAGGGTGTACATCACCAACACCGCGATAGGTATGCCCCTGCTGGTGGTCCTGTCCTATATGATGGGGTATTCGGACTCCCTGGAATCCTCCGACGGACTGGGGCAGATCATGCCTTACCTGGTATCTTCCCTGCCGTTCTTCGTCTCGTTCTTCATCGGAACCTCTTCCACCACCGCCGTGTCGCTTTCGATGGAGGGGTGCTCTCGCTGGATTCTCGGAACAGCCCCTCTGAGGCCCTGGGACATCTTCCTCCCGAAGATTCTCGTTAACCTCACCCTGATCCTCCCGATGGAGTTCCTGAGCATCGTGATACTAGCCGCAGGGATGGATGTGTCTGGCGTCGAACTCGTCCTCCTGGTTGCCGTACCAACGGCTTACGCCCTGTTCATTCCGGCTCTCGGGATGGTCATGAACATCCGCTATCCGAGATACGACTGGAGCAGTGAATACTACGCGGTCAAGGGCGGATCGGTGTCCATGCTGGGAACCCTTGGGATAGGGCTGGGATCGGTCATGGTCCCGTTGATCGTTTCGGCCACGTTCAATGGATGGTCGACCGTGGTCATGACGATGGTTGCGATCGCGGTGCTGATCGCGGCCGCCGGATTGTACTCATATCTGAGGACAACGGACCTGTATCTATATTGAAGTCCGCCAGGGCAGGGAATACATCGAGAACACTGAAGCCCCCCCCCCGCGGGGTGCGATGCCTGGGACGGGTACCGCATCCCGCGGACTGAACCCGTTTCGATGGATGTGCGGAATCCCCGCCATAGTGCCCACTCGGGAAAACGGTGAACCATCCCCGTGTACTGAGGTTTGGCTGTGAAAATGGCCTCAGGCTCTGTCCAGCTCCGCCCTCATGTTCCTGACGTACTCCGCCACATACGGAACGGAGTCCCTCCCGTGCTCGGCGATGATCCTCACGATCGCGGAGCCCACGATTGCTCCGTCGGCGAAGTCCGTCATCCTCCTGGCCTGCTCGGGGGTCGAGATCCCGAACCCGATGGCACAGGGGATGTCCGTCGCCCTCCTGACGGCGGCGACCATCTCCTCCAGGTTGGAGCTGAAGGATGTGCGGACGCCTGTGACCCCCATGGACGACACGATGTAGATGAAGCCCTCAGCCTCCGAGGCGATCATCGAGATTCTGTCCTCGGACGTGGGCGCTATCATGGAGATGAGTTTGACGCCGTGCTTTGTGCAGTACGGCTGGAGGTCCTGCTTTTGCTCGTACGGCATGTCCGGGACGATGATCGCGCATATACCCGCCCTGCGGCAGCGCTCCAAGAACATGTCCGGACCGTAGACGAATACCGGGTTGATGTACGTCATCACAAGCATCGGGACGTCCAGGTCGGTGCGCACGCGTTCGGCCATGTCGAAGATGTCGTCGGTGGTGACTCCGGAGGACAGCGCCCTGACGTCCGCCCCCTGGATGACGGGACCCTCCGCGATGGGGTCCGAGAACGGGATTCCCAGCTCGATCAGGTCGGCACCCGCCTCGGCCATGGCCCTCACAAGACCCTCCGTGGTCTCGATGTCCGGGTCGCCGCAGGTGACGAACGGTATGAACGCCCTGTGCGAGAACACCCTCTCCAGGTCGTGGGTGTGGTCAGTCATGTATGTCCCTCCCCCTGTACCTGGCGATGGCGGCGACGTCCTTGTCGCCGCGACCGGAGAGGTTCACCACGATGATGTCGTCCTTGGACATCGTCGGGGCGAGCTCCCGGGCGTACGCCACCGCGTGCGCGCTCTCGATGGCGGGGATGATGCCCTCGGTCCTGGACAGGTACTCGAAGGCGTCCACGGCCTGGTCGTCGGTTATCGCCACGTACTCCGCCCTGTCTATGGCCTTGAGGAAGGCATGCTCCGGACCGATCCCCGGGTAGTCGA
Coding sequences within it:
- a CDS encoding ATP-binding cassette domain-containing protein; its protein translation is MLCIEGLSKTYRGGKKAVSDLSLEVRPGEIHAFIGRNGAGKTTTLRAVVGLMDFDEGTITIDGHSIRDEPVLCKKSFAYVPDNPDLYDYISGMQYLDFVCDVYGVSEKDRRERIDGLSAAFGLQNELGNMIGSYSHGMKQKLAIIGALSHDPKLLILDEPFVGLDPESTHVLKTMMRRMCDSGCAVFFSTHVLDVAERLCDTVSVIKSGRLVASGSMIDVRGEGTLEDAFLELMADGQRCGFSFEDTALRGAASGNDLSQRGWKPRCPDLSGVGRCGGPRLRLHDVHVHELPCFGGIRRTSPARDRFRVHVGGSWDLILQGIPCIRVR
- the trpC gene encoding indole-3-glycerol phosphate synthase TrpC, with translation MSTILDSIVADTRLRVNFERTVRPIDEVMEGSRIRPRRTGFPFERALASEGMSLICEVKKASPSKGVISEDFPYMDIAREYASAGASAISVLTEPRYFRGEDRFLEEIADSVDTPVLRKDFVIDEYQVYRAREIGASAVLLIASILNDTQLADYRELAESLGMSALVETHNGDEVERAVSSGAGIIGVNNRDLATFNVDLGNSLRLRKRIPEGIVCVSESGISGAEDVRLLRDAGFDAVLVGEAFMRSPDRRALMEAMRS
- a CDS encoding phosphoribosylanthranilate isomerase, whose amino-acid sequence is MTLVKICGLTRPRDIEAVNALMPDMAGFVFYRPSRRCVTRETARELGSMLAPCIVKVGVFVDEDPLVIADLVGSGVIDAVQLHGVEDSAYIHGLRRLVDAPVIKTFLVRDVEDVEAANRSDADCILLDAGMGSGRTFDWSLLGGMERDYILSGGLNPGNIRDAVEMLHPYGVDVSSGVETDGRKDPSKMSTFLETVHRCTSSWARGPPPGVLGSIRHRRISELLGVCSSFCRWCPGAIHD
- a CDS encoding helix-turn-helix domain-containing protein; translated protein: MDESDPANEYNRSLVDCLSDPYRCQLFVEILRGTCSKASELHMKCPNIPRATMYRHLKRLTEDGLIEVVDEVKKRGTVERTYAPVRRVFEDMESALRENPSEMYYSMFLQFVLSFVQQFREYCDDPDADLARECGFSMGPVLATDEEINGALREVADIIRRLGENQPAEGRKYHTVGLILSPPHS
- a CDS encoding tryptophan synthase subunit alpha — translated: MTDHTHDLERVFSHRAFIPFVTCGDPDIETTEGLVRAMAEAGADLIELGIPFSDPIAEGPVIQGADVRALSSGVTTDDIFDMAERVRTDLDVPMLVMTYINPVFVYGPDMFLERCRRAGICAIIVPDMPYEQKQDLQPYCTKHGVKLISMIAPTSEDRISMIASEAEGFIYIVSSMGVTGVRTSFSSNLEEMVAAVRRATDIPCAIGFGISTPEQARRMTDFADGAIVGSAIVRIIAEHGRDSVPYVAEYVRNMRAELDRA